In Trichocoleus desertorum NBK24, the following are encoded in one genomic region:
- a CDS encoding M48 family metalloprotease, whose translation MFGANQIKTASLLGLLSGLIVLGAYYLVGNEQGLFLGLGIAAFTSFSSWYYSDKAALAAYQAQPLAREEAPELYDMVASLSDRAEIPMPKLFLVPTESPNAFATGRDPEHSAIAVTQGIVNLLSREELEGVIAHELTHVRNRDTLTQAVAGTLAGAITFLGRILTFGALYGPVTRDTRRGGNPFAILFLIILAPLAAGLIQFAISRTREFAADQGSAEITGNPAALASALQKLEEMGLRIPMNGNPALSPLLIINPLSAQGLQSLFRTHPPTEERIKRLLELAQQKQASTPALV comes from the coding sequence ATGTTTGGGGCGAATCAAATCAAGACGGCATCTCTTTTGGGTTTGCTGAGTGGGCTGATTGTTTTAGGTGCTTATTATCTAGTGGGTAATGAGCAAGGGCTGTTTTTAGGGTTGGGGATTGCTGCCTTTACCAGTTTTAGCTCTTGGTATTACTCAGATAAGGCCGCCTTGGCTGCGTACCAAGCACAGCCCTTAGCCCGTGAGGAAGCTCCAGAACTTTATGACATGGTGGCTTCGTTGAGCGATCGCGCTGAAATTCCGATGCCAAAGTTATTCCTAGTGCCGACCGAATCACCCAATGCGTTTGCTACAGGTCGTGACCCAGAACACTCGGCGATCGCGGTGACTCAAGGCATTGTTAACTTACTCTCTCGCGAAGAACTCGAAGGGGTGATTGCCCACGAGCTGACCCATGTGCGTAACCGCGACACGCTGACTCAAGCGGTAGCAGGGACTTTGGCGGGAGCAATCACTTTTCTGGGTCGCATCCTCACCTTTGGTGCTTTGTATGGCCCTGTGACTCGTGACACTCGCCGGGGTGGCAACCCGTTTGCCATCTTGTTCTTAATTATTTTGGCTCCTTTGGCCGCAGGTCTGATTCAGTTCGCCATTTCTCGAACCAGAGAATTTGCCGCTGACCAAGGCTCGGCTGAAATCACTGGCAACCCTGCTGCGTTAGCCAGCGCCTTACAGAAGTTGGAAGAGATGGGTCTTCGCATTCCTATGAATGGCAATCCTGCCCTGTCTCCCTTGCTGATCATCAATCCACTTTCAGCCCAAGGGTTACAGTCTCTTTTCCGCACTCACCCGCCTACCGAGGAGCGAATCAAGCGCTTGCTAGAACTAGCCCAACAAAAGCAAGCCTCAACTCCAGCCTTGGTTTAG
- the rbsK gene encoding ribokinase: MTQTAIWDIVVVGSANSDYLIRGPKLPQPGETIQGETFLAAPGGKGANQAVAVARLGARVAFVARIGQDERGQTLMANLQAQGVDTRYLIQDPQAPTGVALIMVGQGGEKQILTAPGANHQLAMADIEATQAAIASTKVVLAQLESPLAVVQAAFRLAREAGARTVLDPAPAVPLPDELLQLIDLIRPNSSEAEVITGTKVTDPDSARQAAAILLQRGVGAVAVQAGNAGNLLIWPEGECWLPKVPVQSIDATGAGDAFAAAIAVALAENQPWSEAGRFANAAAAIATTGFGAQTALPTRAAIMNLLATNSA, encoded by the coding sequence ATGACACAGACAGCGATTTGGGACATTGTGGTGGTGGGTAGCGCCAACAGTGACTACTTGATTCGCGGCCCCAAACTGCCACAACCCGGAGAAACGATTCAAGGAGAAACATTTCTAGCCGCACCTGGCGGAAAAGGCGCTAACCAAGCGGTTGCCGTGGCTCGTTTAGGTGCTCGTGTTGCCTTTGTCGCTCGCATTGGTCAAGATGAGCGAGGCCAAACCTTAATGGCAAATCTGCAAGCCCAAGGAGTTGATACTCGTTATTTAATTCAAGATCCGCAGGCTCCGACGGGAGTCGCCCTGATTATGGTAGGGCAAGGTGGTGAAAAGCAGATTTTGACTGCTCCAGGCGCGAACCATCAGTTAGCTATGGCAGATATTGAGGCCACCCAAGCCGCGATCGCCTCGACGAAGGTGGTTTTGGCCCAACTGGAATCGCCTTTAGCCGTGGTGCAGGCAGCATTTCGGCTGGCTCGTGAGGCAGGGGCGCGGACAGTCCTCGATCCTGCTCCAGCGGTGCCTCTACCGGATGAACTTCTGCAACTGATTGATCTAATTCGCCCCAATTCCTCAGAAGCGGAAGTTATTACTGGCACTAAGGTCACCGATCCAGATTCTGCCCGACAGGCGGCTGCGATCCTACTTCAGCGAGGCGTAGGAGCAGTGGCAGTGCAAGCGGGGAATGCAGGCAATTTGTTGATTTGGCCAGAGGGAGAATGCTGGTTGCCCAAAGTGCCCGTGCAGAGTATTGACGCCACAGGAGCAGGAGATGCTTTTGCAGCGGCGATCGCGGTGGCCCTAGCCGAAAATCAGCCTTGGTCAGAGGCAGGACGGTTTGCTAATGCCGCAGCGGCGATCGCTACTACAGGTTTTGGGGCGCAAACAGCTTTGCCAACTAGGGCAGCAATCATGAATTTACTAGCAACGAACTCAGCCTAA
- a CDS encoding sensory rhodopsin transducer, whose amino-acid sequence MAWSETDRKPLLKELILEELMSKLLGHTEWVIAEGYIPAYGTGPEPQFTSHETACILNTTDQDAHVEVMIYFSDREPVGPYRVTVPARRTHHMRFNDLTDPAPIPLDTDYASVFESDVPIVVQHTRLDSRQAENALMSTVAYASSR is encoded by the coding sequence ATGGCTTGGAGTGAGACCGACCGCAAACCACTTCTCAAAGAACTGATTCTAGAAGAACTAATGAGTAAGCTACTTGGACACACGGAATGGGTGATCGCTGAGGGTTACATTCCAGCCTATGGCACCGGGCCTGAACCTCAATTTACTAGCCATGAAACTGCTTGCATCCTCAACACCACCGACCAAGATGCCCATGTCGAAGTCATGATCTATTTCAGCGATCGCGAACCTGTAGGGCCTTACCGGGTGACAGTTCCTGCTCGACGCACCCATCATATGCGCTTTAACGACCTCACCGATCCCGCTCCGATTCCTCTAGATACGGATTACGCCAGCGTGTTTGAGTCTGATGTGCCGATTGTGGTGCAGCATACGCGGCTAGACTCCCGGCAAGCTGAGAACGCCCTCATGAGTACAGTCGCCTATGCCAGTAGTCGCTAA
- a CDS encoding CAP domain-containing protein, giving the protein MPVVAKPFFSRLRCFNPVWLLGGAIALSLMGCESLTQVFPDLPVPSGFPIQLPDPSSVSPSAAPSAAPSAAIADMEATVQQRINEIRQEQGLRPLQPNDRLAQVARDYSRLMAEKNFFSHTGPDGRNVGQRVQAAGIVYWIVGENLFKSVNIPDPGPIAIKGWMESPGHRENILNARYSETGVGVWRQGDSYYFTQLFLRSPSLPALFE; this is encoded by the coding sequence ATGCCAGTAGTCGCTAAGCCATTCTTTTCTCGCCTGAGGTGTTTTAACCCCGTTTGGTTACTGGGCGGGGCGATCGCGTTGAGCCTAATGGGTTGCGAATCGCTCACTCAGGTTTTTCCTGACCTGCCAGTACCCTCTGGTTTTCCAATCCAGTTGCCCGATCCCTCCTCTGTTTCTCCATCTGCGGCTCCATCTGCGGCTCCATCTGCGGCGATCGCGGATATGGAAGCAACAGTGCAACAGCGCATCAACGAGATTCGGCAGGAGCAAGGATTAAGACCCCTCCAACCCAATGACCGTTTGGCTCAGGTAGCTCGCGATTACAGTCGCCTCATGGCCGAGAAAAACTTTTTCAGCCACACCGGACCCGACGGTCGTAATGTAGGTCAACGGGTGCAAGCAGCAGGCATTGTGTATTGGATTGTGGGTGAAAACCTATTCAAAAGCGTCAATATTCCCGATCCTGGCCCGATTGCGATCAAAGGTTGGATGGAAAGCCCAGGTCATCGAGAAAACATCCTCAACGCCAGATATAGCGAGACAGGCGTAGGAGTTTGGCGGCAGGGCGACAGCTACTACTTCACCCAACTGTTTTTGCGATCGCCCAGTCTACCGGCATTATTTGAATAA
- a CDS encoding DUF1816 domain-containing protein, whose amino-acid sequence MFGFLVFLILALVLFLFVSRKPTQNQKDFAWWVEVITAQPKCTYYFGPFANAEEARRSESGYVEDLEKEGSKGITVQVKWCQPKELTIAEEEQLTYS is encoded by the coding sequence ATGTTTGGATTCTTAGTTTTCCTCATTCTTGCCTTGGTGCTCTTCCTGTTTGTTAGCCGCAAACCAACTCAAAATCAAAAAGACTTTGCCTGGTGGGTAGAGGTGATTACGGCTCAACCCAAATGTACTTATTACTTTGGGCCTTTCGCCAATGCGGAAGAAGCCAGACGCTCCGAATCGGGCTACGTGGAAGATTTAGAAAAGGAAGGCAGCAAAGGCATTACCGTTCAGGTCAAATGGTGCCAGCCTAAAGAACTCACCATTGCTGAGGAAGAGCAGCTGACTTACAGCTAA
- a CDS encoding M3 family metallopeptidase, which yields MSASATLTQNPLLIGKGLPPFDAIKPEHVVPGITQLLQELEQDLATLEANVQPTWSSLVEPLDRLSDRIGWSWGIVGHLMGVKNSPEMREAHEQMQPHVVQFWTKLGQSKPVYEGFKALRDSDDWNGLEPAQKRIVEAAIREAELLGVGLEGEAKERFNAIQMEMAELSTQFSNHVLDATKAFSMTLTTPEEVDGLPPSLLSLAAQAARAAGEENATAENGPWRITLDFPSYGPFMQHSTRSDLREKLYKAFVSRASSGDLDNRPLIDRILTLRKEQAQLLGFDNYAELSLASKMAPNVAAVEQLMEELRRVSYDAAVKDLADLKAYADSKGESGELKHWDVSYWAERQREEKFAFNDEELRPYFPLPQALNGLFGLAKRLFGVTITAADGQAPVWHEDVRYFQISDETGDAIAYFYLDPYSRPAEKRGGAWMDDCVNRAKLTVEGKASTRLPVAYLVCNQTPPIDGKPSLMNFREVETLFHEFGHGLQHMLTKVDYSGAAGIRNIEWDAVELPSQFMENWCYDRATLFSMAKHYKTGETLPEHYYDKLVAARNYMSGSGMLRQLHFSLLDLVLHAHYQPGGSETVQDVRQRLAETTTVMPPLPEDDFLCAFGHIFAGGYAAGYYSYKWAEVLSADAFAAFEEAGLENPEAIADTGKRFRETVLALGGSQHPMEVFKSFRGREPSTEPLLRHSGLMAA from the coding sequence ATGAGTGCAAGTGCCACCCTTACCCAAAACCCCTTGCTGATTGGTAAAGGACTTCCCCCCTTTGATGCCATCAAGCCAGAGCATGTGGTTCCAGGGATTACCCAACTTCTGCAAGAGTTAGAGCAAGACTTGGCGACCCTGGAAGCGAACGTGCAACCGACTTGGAGCAGCTTGGTTGAACCCCTCGACCGTCTGAGCGATCGCATTGGTTGGAGTTGGGGAATCGTGGGGCACTTGATGGGGGTGAAAAACAGCCCAGAAATGCGGGAAGCTCATGAGCAAATGCAGCCCCATGTCGTGCAGTTCTGGACGAAACTTGGTCAAAGCAAACCCGTGTATGAAGGCTTCAAAGCGCTGCGGGATAGTGATGATTGGAACGGTTTAGAACCCGCTCAAAAAAGAATTGTTGAAGCTGCCATTCGCGAAGCTGAGCTGTTGGGTGTGGGTTTAGAAGGTGAAGCCAAAGAGCGCTTCAATGCCATTCAAATGGAAATGGCTGAGCTATCTACTCAGTTCTCTAATCATGTGTTGGATGCCACTAAAGCCTTCAGCATGACATTGACCACCCCAGAAGAAGTAGACGGTTTGCCCCCTAGCTTGTTGAGCCTTGCCGCTCAAGCTGCCCGTGCTGCGGGTGAAGAAAACGCCACCGCAGAAAATGGCCCTTGGCGAATCACCCTCGACTTCCCCAGCTACGGCCCTTTCATGCAACACAGCACCCGTTCTGACTTGCGGGAGAAGCTTTATAAAGCCTTTGTGAGTCGTGCTTCCAGCGGTGATCTAGACAACCGCCCGCTGATCGATCGCATCCTTACCTTGCGGAAAGAACAAGCTCAACTGCTTGGCTTTGACAACTACGCCGAACTCAGCTTAGCGAGCAAAATGGCTCCCAACGTCGCAGCAGTGGAGCAGTTGATGGAAGAACTGCGTCGCGTTAGTTATGATGCGGCGGTCAAAGATTTAGCCGATCTCAAAGCTTATGCGGATTCCAAAGGAGAATCTGGTGAGCTGAAGCATTGGGACGTGAGCTACTGGGCCGAGCGTCAGCGGGAAGAAAAATTTGCTTTCAATGACGAAGAACTGCGCCCCTACTTCCCCCTACCTCAAGCGCTAAACGGTTTGTTTGGTCTCGCCAAGCGACTGTTTGGTGTCACGATCACCGCTGCTGATGGTCAAGCTCCGGTGTGGCATGAAGATGTGCGCTACTTCCAAATCTCCGATGAAACCGGAGACGCGATCGCCTACTTCTACCTAGATCCCTACAGCCGCCCTGCCGAGAAGCGTGGCGGTGCTTGGATGGATGATTGCGTCAACCGTGCCAAACTTACGGTAGAAGGAAAAGCCAGCACTCGTTTGCCCGTGGCTTATCTGGTCTGCAACCAAACCCCACCGATTGATGGCAAACCTAGCTTGATGAACTTCCGGGAAGTTGAAACGCTGTTCCATGAGTTCGGTCATGGCCTCCAGCACATGCTGACCAAAGTCGATTACTCTGGAGCCGCTGGGATTCGCAACATTGAATGGGATGCCGTGGAGTTGCCCAGCCAGTTTATGGAGAACTGGTGCTACGATCGCGCCACTTTATTCAGCATGGCGAAGCACTACAAAACGGGAGAAACCCTGCCAGAGCATTACTACGACAAGCTTGTAGCAGCGCGTAACTACATGAGTGGGAGCGGCATGTTGCGGCAACTCCACTTCAGCTTGCTCGACCTTGTCCTCCATGCTCACTATCAACCAGGTGGCAGCGAAACGGTGCAGGATGTGCGGCAACGTCTGGCGGAAACTACAACCGTCATGCCCCCACTCCCCGAAGATGACTTCCTCTGTGCCTTCGGTCACATCTTTGCGGGGGGATATGCCGCTGGCTACTACAGCTACAAGTGGGCGGAAGTCCTCAGTGCCGATGCTTTTGCTGCCTTCGAGGAAGCAGGACTAGAGAACCCAGAGGCGATCGCAGATACAGGCAAGCGTTTCCGCGAAACAGTCCTGGCTCTCGGTGGCAGCCAACACCCGATGGAAGTGTTCAAATCTTTCCGGGGTCGCGAACCTAGTACCGAACCACTCCTACGGCATAGTGGCCTGATGGCGGCATAA